In the Brassica napus cultivar Da-Ae chromosome A7, Da-Ae, whole genome shotgun sequence genome, one interval contains:
- the LOC106371538 gene encoding DNA-directed RNA polymerases II, IV and V subunit 3, with protein sequence MDSGATYQRFPKVKIRELKDDYAKFELRDTDVSMANALRRVMISEVPTVAIDLVEIEVNSSVLNDEFIAHRLGLIPLTSERAMSMRFSRDCDACDGDGQCEFCSVEFRLSAKCVTDQTLDVTSKDLYSADPTVTPVDFGDSSGADSSEQRGIIIVKLRRGQELKLRAIARKGIGKDHAKWSPAATVTFMYEPDIIINEDMMDTLTDDEKIDLIESSPTKVFDFDAVTRQVVVVDPEAYTYDEEVIKKAEAMGKQGLIEIRPKDDSFIFTVESTGAVKASQLVLNAIDLLKQKLDAVRLSDDTVEADDQFGELGAHMRGG encoded by the exons ATGGACAGTGGTGCCACTTACCAGAGATTCCCAAAGGTGAAGATCCGTGAGCTGAAAGATGACTACGCCAAGTTCGAGCTTCGTGACACCGATGTCTCCATGGCGAACGCTCTCCGTCGCGTTATGATCTCCGAGGTCCCCACGGTCGCAATCGATCTGGTCGAAATCGAGGTTAATTCCTCTGTTCTCAACGACGAGTTCATTGCTCATCGGTTAGGTCTCATCCCTCTCACCAGCGAGCGTGCGATGAGCATGCGCTTCTCTCGAGACTGCGATGCTTGCGACGGAGACGGACAGTGCGAGTTTTGCTCTGTTGAGTTTCGTCTTAGCGCTAAATGTGTCACTGACCAAACCCTAGATGTTACTAGTAAGGATCTGTACAGCGCTGATCCTACTGTTACTCCTGTTGATTTCGGTGATTCATCTGGAGCTGATTCAAGCGAGCAAag GGGAATCATCATAGTGAAACTGAGACGTGGACAAGAACTGAAGCTTAGGGCGATAGCGAGGAAAGGAATCGGGAAAGATCACGCTAAATGGTCTCCTGCAGCCACTGTTACGTTCATGTATGAGCCTGACattatcatcaatgaagatatGATGGACACTTTGACAGACGACGAGAAGATTGACTTGATTGAGAGCAGCCCGACCAAAGTTTTTGACTTTGATGCTGTCACCAGACAG GTTGTGGTGGTTGATCCAGAAGCATACACTTACGATGAAGAAGTGATCAAGAAAGCAGAAGCCATGGGGAAACAAGGGCTCATCGAGATCCGTCCGAAAGATGACAGTTTCATATTCACTGTTGAATCCACAGGTGCAGTGAAGGCTTCGCAGCTGGTACTGAATGCCATTGATCTCCTGAAGCAGAAGCTCGATGCAGTCCGTCTCTCAGACGACACTGTTGAAGCTGATGATCAGTTTGGCGAACTAGGTGCACATATGCGTGGAGGATGA